The nucleotide window tatatatatgtatgcatgccaAGTGTGGACAAGCTCATAGCGTCCGAAGATGACCAATTTGAATAGAAAGGgtgagatttattttattactgtTACGATGGAAGATCAGATGATTGAGATGAAAATACTggttatctcattttttttactgttcTACTATTTATTCCACTTATTATTGTTTAcaccaatgttttaaaaatactGTTCACCAGATGAATGATGTTAATTATTGGATTTTAATCTAATGACCGAGAGAGAATGTTAGTAGATAAATTATCTACGAACGTTTTCAGAGAACcgaccctatatatatatatatatatgagaatattttgattattttggttttttacataattttttttgttagtatATAATGATCAATTATAGAAGAATTTTAtcgattttatatttttaaacaaattagtagtttggatattttgaatacttatatattttaaattaatgtgaaataaaacaaaaaaaactagttTAAAATTTACTAGATTATTTAGTTGGtcactttatatatattgatatccTTGTAATAACCCATTAATTATATGacttaacaaaaaatatatatttttaaatatatgttcaTGGATTGGTAGtataaacattaataaaattaacattaataaaaaatttattaaattgtaattataattaagtcAAAGTTTGTTCaataaacttcaaattcaagTCTATATCTCCATCCAAAACACATTAATAAACTAAACAATGTCTAAGGGAtagtgcattttatatttttcataaataataattactcagtcacgtgttttttttttccgctatattatatatgttgtgtgtttgtgtgtttttttacgtgcacttgttttgtttttgtaatttttttaataaattaataatttatatattttctcaaaataaactaataaataaataaataaatactcaaATCACTTATTGGTATTTTAATGGAATTAAAAGACAGTAATTTATTAattaccatttaaatatatttaaaaaatatcttatgGAAAAGGCtagatattttttgaaaaaaaggacaaataatttttgtttgatattttttaagaCAAATTATTTGCGTGGTCCAATTATTGAGCGTCATTGACCAAAATACTAATCTTAAAGACCATGATGTATATAGCATGTTAGCCAAAgaaaaattgttttataattctatatgataaaacaattaatatatacatatatatatatatacaaatattgaaattattaagatattctaaaaacaaaatcaattcataaaaatacaacttaattatatatatatataatttttttttctctcattttagtgttaaaaaaaaaaaaaacaacccatTTTCACATGGCCATTGTCTACCTAACCCATGCAATTTGTTTCTTGAATtaatttaaactatatatatattatttatttattttaaaataaataaataattagtttggTAACAAAGTTAGGTGAAATTAGAGGGTGGAAATTAAGAAATTGTTATGATATTCAAAATCTAAGAATTTTGTCCGCGTGTCATCAGGGAATGAGAGAAAAATATCTTGAATGTTTTGTCTCATGGTGTGCTGTccactaaaactaaaaaaaatataatatctaattaattaattacttaatttattaattatttatttaattaattagcaaaattaaataaagccCTTTTTTTTCGGGCAGTGTGCCCAAGCAATCTCAGCCACTCCTTTTGTGCTACGTGTCATCATTTTTCACCCTGAGATTTCTCCGGGCACCTGCCCCTTCTTTTTCAGAAAGgttctcctttttatttttattatttttcttatttcttatttatttttcccttaaaCCCCCCTCActatactttaaattttatttacctgctttattggttttttttaaaaaaaagtcttttAACATAAATGAATCGAGCATAGgatcctaaaaaaattaatttttgtatttttataaaaatgtaataattaGTGGGtatcataacaaaaaaaagagtcttattttaggaaaaatgaTTTGATATAAcattattgaaaacaaaataacatgttAGGTAAAAATTATTGGTACTATGTGGGACATTTGGCCAAAcatgattaattatatatttttataaggtTGTATATGAAAaatgttgagaaaaaaaaaattagttaaattttgGGAACCACTTGGACGAATCCACTGGTGTAGATTATTCCGATTATGACGTCTTGATGATCACGAGACAACAAGATGCCagttttttgttcttattagTTCCTAAACTGTCATTAAGAATCTTGGGTTCTAGATTGTtctattaatctttgttttatgatttatttatgcaattaGTGTTGCaattatatggatttttttatttaataaataattattttatatattgagtttgatttatatttttgaaaaacaaaatagtgaTATATACATGGTTTGAttttatggatttgaatataatgaaatataaataaataaaacaataataaaaatttaaataaaaatatatattaaaaaaatcaccaaaGTTCTCTGAGTAAGGataagacattcaaaaaagtgTTCAAAACTAGTTaaagacaataataataacgtATTATCAGTTGTAAGTAAAGACTCGTAATCAATCTTTCATCTCTGATTGAAAATGTATGGATTGGATAATTAATTCTCAATGTGCATGTACACGTATATAACCGccgtcatttttattttaaaagacactttcatataaaaacacacacacataatgggaaagaggaaaaaaaaagttcaattcAAAGCTCTAATTAAAAATTCTCCACCACTTGCATGATGTAGACAACGTGGACGGTCAGGATTGCTCCGACCAACCATCAAAGGGTCCCACATTGATCCTCATCATCGTCGGCCACCGCCGCCCAATCAATGACATCACCCGCTTCAAACACGCCACGTGTCACGCACCACGCAAACCTATTCCCATTACCTCTCAAGAAGGGTATTCTCGTCATTTCACATGGAGTCGTGAATCGCGTTTCCCGCATGGATGTGCATGCATGGATGGGCAATGTCATGGATGGATGGGTGGCATCATGTTGGTGGGGGCCCACGCGGCCAACTGGTCCGCGAAAATATCAGTGACACGTCAGCGGGGCGATCAGGAGGATGAAGCCCAGCCTCGAGAGAGAGCCCAAAGTAtctattctctctctctctttctctttctctttctttctttctttctctctctttctctcagcGCTCCATCTTGGTATCTGATTGAGAGCACCCAAACCCTAGATCGATCGCAACAACGGAAGAGCTCCAGGTGGTGTTCTCCTACTTTGGCTTTctctgcattttttttttattttttttggattttttgtttgttctttagttcttgatttggatttgatcgagctgggttttgttttgttttatttatttattttttttagtgggttTATTGAAGGGGGTTTTAATTCTTGATCTGttgttttctcttttgtgtttttttaaataggttCTTGGTTTTTGGTTTGATCAGTTGGTTGTgttgttttgaatattttgtttgttttttgggtTGGGTTTTTGGTGAAGATGAGTTTGGATTCTTGGTGTTTGTACAGATTTTTTTGCCTGGAAGGATTTTTTTAGTGTGGTTCTTGgttattatttagtttatcCTTTTCTGTTTTCCAGTTttgaatttgtatatttttggcgtttggatttttttttttctttttgctttctaTCTATTTTACTCATGTCTCTGTATTTTGTTGGAATTTTAGTGGATTTCTTGAAGATCCATTGGGCTCTTTGTCTCACTTTCtgttgtgataatttttttctttaattttaagtaATTCTATTTGTTATGGTGGGATTTGGATTGacttcttgtgtttttcttagtTTGAATTTCTTATGGTTTTTCTCCTGAATTATTGTTATTGCTGCTTTTTAACACTTATCTCTTAAGATTTTTGGAATGAAGGTTTTgtctatttctttatttctttggttTTCTTGATATGATCCCCTCTAGACTTTGATGTATGGATATATTTGacaactatgattttttttttctcactaaatactttttcatttatttttgagttCTTTGTTAACATTTTCTCCAGCTCATTTGTGATATTTTCTTGTAAAATAAAGATATATGctctctaaatatatatatatatatatataacatttctgAAGATGTAGATCTGTAATTTGAATGTTATGCACTCTCCTTAATCCTTATCgaaaattcatattattttcaGCTGGTATTTCATTTGTGACCACTTGTAGAGATTGATTGTTGCTCCATAGATGATAATCTGGCTGAATTTCAAGAAGGATAGGTGCAACGGAGGTTGATAATGTGAGATTTTGCGTTGAAGCTAAGAATAAGGCTAGGTATTATTGGTTTTCTTTGCAGAAGTCTCTAGTATTTGTGCCTTGGATGTCTTGTCTCACATGCCCTGTTTCTTGAATGGATACCGGAGTTTGAGCTGTAGCTGGAAATCTTAGTAGGATGTCCACTTCGCATGAGAAGTGGATTGATGGACTTCACTTCTCATCGTTGTTCTGGCCTCCTCCCCAAGATGAGCAACAGAGGCAGGTAAGGagaatgattttgttgaatctttttacaatgggttacTCACATATGCTTATATATCAAATTTTGTGACAAGCTTCTGAgattactatttattttttatttagtttatgcACGAAAATCATTACCTGCACTAGTTGAAAGTTTATCCTCCAACACATCCCTCTATTTCTGCTGAAATTAACTCTTTGATTTTTGGATTAGGCATTAATTTAATCAGTATACTGCCCTATTTCTCATATAAGCATATTGGGCATTCATATGCTTAAtgtttctatatttttcaattttatctaGCCTTAGTTTGTCTTGGACTTAATCTGTTTTACCATATTGTTTAGGCACAAACTATGGCCTATGTCGAATATTTTGGGCAGTTCACTTCAGAGCAATTTCCAGAAGATGTGGCCCAGGTAAGAATCTTTTCCATTATTTAAAGCAATCAACAAAGGAGatggtttttttgttcttcCAAGTAGTTGTGAACTGTTGAAATGAAGTACGATATCCATGATCATATATTTGGAGAAGATTTAACAAAGTTTTGCCCTGAAACGTTACTAAAGATTTGtgtaatttgaaaaaatttaatatttgtcaaACTAGTTTTTCTCAATGTAAGATATTTGATGTGCACTTTGTCTTTTAGTGCCCGTTATAAATTGAACAGATAGAACGCTATAAAATTTAATAGCCCTTCTCATTTGCAATGTTTGTTTTGTGCAGCTAATTCAGAACAATTACCCTTCTAAAGAAAAGCGCCTTCTGGATGAAGTATTGGGTATTTAAGTCTTACTTCAGCAATCATAAACAATAGCTCTACAATAAATCAGAGCatgatttccttcttttttaatcttaaaagaACTTGCTGACATACACTTCTTCCATACTTTTCAGCCACTTTTGTTCTTCATCACCCAGAGCATGGGCATGCTATGGTTCATCCAATTCTTTCCTGTATAATTGATGGCACATTGGTTTATGACAAGAATGATCCTCCATTCTGTTCTTTCATTTCTTTAGTGAGTCAAAGTACAGTGGTAAGTTGCAGATCTGAACTTGCTATTATTTAGTTTCCATTCAgctgtttgataattttaaggTATTTAGTATATTTCTCAATTTGTGGATTGTACTGCATCAACATgttgttttcaattttaatcatctAAAGAAACATGATGTACACACATACTCTTTCTTCTGATTACAGAAAGAGTTCCCTGAACAATGGGCTTTGGCATGTGGAGAAATTTTGCGGGTGTTAACTCACTACAACCGTCCAATTTACAAGACTGAAGTTCAAAACAGTGAAATAGAGAGGAGTAGCAGTGGCAGTCAAGCCACAACAAGTGATGCACATGAAGGAGAAGCCTGTCAATCAATGGTTCAGGAACATGACCGAAAACCATTGCGACCTTTAACTCCATGGATTACAGATATATTGCTTGCTGCACCTTTGGGGATTAGAAGTGACTATTTTCGCTGGTGCGcagctcatttttttttttttgctttactGTTGAGTCACTTAAAAGTAGATAATCAAGGGAGAATTTGGTTGATTTCATGCCCACATTCTTCCAAgcccattttttttattacatttctGGCTTAAATTAACATCTTTAATCACACAATTGCATCAACTAATGGGGCTTTGTTTTTCTAAAAATCAGAGTAGAATTGGTAATAATTTTTAAGTCCATCAAACTGAGCAAAGTTTTAGGTGTGGCTTCTAATCACAGGTTGGTTTATATTATTTCCAAGCAAATAGACAAACTCCTTTATACTTGTCAAACGTATAGGGAACTGCTTAACTAATACTGATCCTTGTTACTAATCATTGTTTTCTGATCTGATGAGCTTGCTGTGCGTACAAACTATTGACTGAAACCACGAACATTTGTAAATAGAAATGGTCTAGTTCTACTGTAAGCATACAAATTGATTTGGGAGTCGGAAAAACATTGCATATCAATACATTGTCTTCCTTTGATTTGATTCTGTGTGGTTGTTCAGGTTAGACAGTTTATTTCGCCTATTCTCAGAATCTACACTATGCCTTCATTTTATATCCTTCCACTTTGCCTTGTTAGGAAATTATAGCATCAGTTTCCTTTCTACACAATTCTGTAGTCATTTCCCAGCAAGAGCCTCTTGGTATTAATTGCGCCAGTATCCAAGTCAGTTATTCTCCAATATTCTTCAATTTCTACAAATCACACTCAACCTAACTAAACGCATGACTTGATACTCCtattcaatgttttcttctctATTAAGCTTATCTTTTATGTTTAAGCCTTCTTAATCATCTTAAAACTGTGAACTGTTCAAGGTTATAGGCATCATGGTCTGTAAAACCTGGCATAGATTCTCAAAAGTGTGTAGTTATAATACTTTGCATGTCAGCTGCATGATGTGTTGTTTTTGctttaataatgatattttgttattgttaattatattcTTGACTGTGCAAACAAACAATCATTACTAATAATAACCATGCCAATACTTGTTTATTGAGTTCACTGTACATGTTTTATCAGGTGCGGTGGGGTCATGGGAAAATATGCAGCTGGTGGAGAATTAAAGCCTCCTACAACTGGTTAGTCTAAATGTATTTTGCCCTTAATTGTGATCAAACTGCAACCAGCACAGTTCTTTTGCAGATTTCACAGATTGTTTCCTTCAAAAGCATACTGCAAATATACGTAATGTTGGTCTGAAGAGGAAATGCTAGAAAATGTTTTTTTACGTTCCTTTCCGAGCTTTCTATGGGTTGGAAATCAAGATTCATGTTAGAACAGAGTTTTTTCGATATTActttcattgttaattttctctttgttctttttgAATCTGGACTTATTTGGTAAAGAACCATTGGTAGTGTTGTAGGATGTTAAATAAATGGCAAATGCATATAGTAATGTATTACATTTGAATAGTTATGGGGTTACATGTTCAGTTTATGATATGTTCATTGAGGGTATACTATGAACGCTGAGAAAATTGTAAGTTTATGTCTTTTTGTATAACCCTTAAAAATTTTACCATCTGCTTGATGCTAATCATTACTTAAATTTTTCTGCACACCTGCAGCATCTAGTCGTGGATCAGGAAAGCACCCTCAACTTATGCCATCCACTCCAAGATGGGCTGTTGCCAATGGGGCTGGTGTAATATTAAGTGTTTGTGATGAGGAAGTTGCTCGTTATGAAAGTGCATATCTTACAGCAGCTGCTGTTCCTGCACTTCTGCTCCCTCCTCCTACAACCGCCTTAGATGAGCATCTAGTAGCAGGGCTACCAGCCCTCGAGCCTTATGCTCGTTTATTTCATCGGTGAGTACCTATATCTTTGACTGGTAATGCGTGACTACTTTGAGTGTTTGTCTGAACCTCTTGGAATCAGGTACTATGCAATTGCCACTCCAAGTGCGACACAAAGACTTTTGTTAGGACTTCTTGAGGCACCACCGTCTTGGGCTCCAGATGCACTTGATGCGGCTGTTCAACTTGTGGAACTTCTCAGAGCAGCTGAGGATTATGCATCTGGCATGAGGGTACATAAGTTTATGGTTCTAATATCCTTTTATCTTTAAGACCTGTTACAACTTTTATATTCATGAGTCTCAGTTTATTTCCTTTGTTTCAAACATTTAgttcttttcttaataattgAATGATTATGATCTGAGGCCAATATTTAGCTGCTTACTTTCCTGTTTGTTTTCTCATAGCTCCCAAGAAATTGGATGCATCTGCACTTTTTACGGGCAATAGGAACTGCAATGTCAATGAGGGCTGGTATTGCTGCTGATGCCGCCGCTGCTTTACTTTTCCGCATACTTTCACAGCCTGCATTGCTTTTTCCTCCATTGAGGCATGCCGAGGGAGTTGAAATTTATCATGATGCATCATCTCATAAAAAACAGGTAAATCTATGGATGTCATGGCATCTAGATTGATTCATTTTGGACACAATATACTTATTAATTTTGCAACCCCTGTTGGCTGTGCCAGTGCTAGTGCCTAATGTCCATCTTTGTTGCTGTTTTGAAGCAGGTGGAAGCTCCTATAGCAGAAGCCACCACTGAAGCTACTGCACAAGGAATTGCTTCAATGTTGTGTGCCCATGGCCCAGATGTCGAATGGAGAATATGCACCATTTGGGAAGCTGCTTATGGCCTCCTTCCCTTGAGTTCCTCCTCTGTTGATTTGCCTGAAATCATAGTTGCAACTCCACTGCAACCTCCTGCTTTGTCATGGAGTTTATATTTGCCTCTGCTTAAAGTTCTGGAATATCTCCCCAGAGGAAGTCCGTCTGAAGCATGTCTCATGAGAATCTTTGTGGCAACTGTGGAAGCAATTTTGCGAAGAACTTTTCCGCCAGCAACATCCACTGAGCACGCCAGAAAGTCAAGTCATCATGGTGGCATGTGGTCTACTGCTAAAAGCCTTGCTGTTGCTGAGCTTCGTACTATGATTCACTCATTATTTTTGGAATCATGTGCCTCCATGGATCTTGCCTCCCGCTTGCTGTTTGTCGTGCTGACAGTGTGTGTCAGTCATGAAGCTTTGCCCAATGGAAGTAAGAGACCCACTGGTTCTGAAAGTCATTCTAATGGTGCAATTACAGAAGAACCTCAAACTGTCAATGGAAAGGAACCAAACAGATTTAAAACCAGGAAGAAGCAAGGACCTGTAGCAACATTCGATTCATATGTTTTGGCTGCTGTATGTGCTTTGGCTTGTGAACTTCAGTTATTCCCACTGATCGCAAAAAATGGTATACAATCAGATCCTAAAGATACTACCAGGATGGCCAAGGGTATAAAAAGTAATGGAGTAACTTCTGACTTGCAAAATGGCATTGGCTCAGCTATTTGTCACACTCGTAGAATTCTTGGAATACTGGAAGCTCTTTTCTCGTTGAAGCCATCTTCAGTGGGTACATCTTGGAGCTACAGTTCAAATGAGATTGTTGCCGCAGCTATGGTTGCTGCTCATGTTTCCGAGTTATTTGTACGATCAAAAGCATGCATAAATGCCCTCTCCATTCTGAGGCGATGCAAGTGGGACACTGAGATTTCAACCAGAGCATCTTCATTGTACCATCTAATCGACATACATGGCAAAACTGTTGCTTCCATTGTTAATAAGGCAGAACCATTTGAAGCACATTTGGTGCTCACACCTGCATGGAAGGAGGATACAATGCGGTTAAGCACAAGAAAGTCAATGGCTTCAGCAAGCAGTAGCAGCTCTGGACCAGAGAATAAGCTACTCTTGCAATCCAAGGGTAGTTCTTCGGGTGCATTTTTAGAATCTGAAAAGGCCAAATTACTAAATGATGCTATGTTGAGGACAACAGGGAAAAACATGGCAAATTTACCCGTGGATGCATCGGATTTGGCAAACTTTCTTACAATGGATAAAAATACAGGGTATAATTGTGGTGCACAAGCTCTTTTAAGATCGGTCATTGCCGAGAAACAGGAGTTATGTTTCTCTGTGGTTTCCTTGTTATGGCACAAATTAATTGCGGCTCCAGAAACCCAAATGAGTCCTGAAAGTACTTCTGCTCAGCAGGGGTGGAGGCAGGTACATTCATTTCCATCTATATCTCATGATTTTGCAAGACCTGCTTTTTTTGTTATTCATATTCTAGATCTTATcaatcttgattttttattccctttccCAGGATTGTTTTATTTACGTGGCTGCGAAGTGCATAATGCCATCCCAATATCATATGTTATATAAGTAACCAATTACCAATatggtttgaattttttctcaaaataaaaaagaaaaaaaagtattttaattattcatttaagtATGCATTCATTATTCTTTTAAGACTACTTCATGAGCAATAGGATGAAGAAAGATGAACTATCCAGTAGCCTGTGATTCTTTGACAATTCCTAGCCACTCTAAATTAAATATGTGGCAGACTAGGCCTTGAGTTAATTCTGATACCTTGCTGCATGttattagagtaactaatagtctCACGATgattaatttggtaaatataatttgaataagtttaGGTTTCATCAGCTTAAATTTTTAGGTTGAATCAAGtttgtataatatatttgatttggtttgCATTTAATAGCTTTGTTGGATTTTACTTTTTCCCCCGCAAAATTTGATGATGTTATCTTAAGCAattattttcatctcttttttttgaagttttactGGACTCAAACTATATCACTTGCATATGCTTTTCAACACAAacttgtctactatttttatcaAACGTAACATAGTCATAATAGTCCTTGTCAGTTTtatctttatttcattttttgggACACTTCGAGGATTAGTTTGATCAACTACTTCTCCCATCAAGTTCAGGTAGTGGATGCATTGTGTGATGTTGTTTCTGCATCACCAACAAAAGCAACAACGGCAATTGTTCTCCAGGTCAAAACTCCTTCCGCTTAACTTTTTTGGCTGCTACATAAaggctttttctttttcagtcaCTTTTCTCAATTATTCTTCTTTGGACAGGCTGAAAAGGATTTGCAACCCTGGATTGCTAGAGACGATGAACAGGGTCAGAAAATGTGGATAATCAACCAGCGCATTGTAAAGTTGATTGTGGAACTAATGAGAAATCATGACAGCCCGGAAGCGCTGATAATTCTGGCAAGTGCTTCAGATCTGCTCCTCCGTGCCACTGATGGGATGCTTGTCGATGGTGAAGCTTGCACTCTACCACAACTAGAGGtatattgttttcaaaattatatgaCTGACTTCACTTGATAAATACACAAGTCTTGATTCATCCAGAGTAGATTTTTCCCTACCAAAGAACCATGCAATCTACATTAACTCTTGTTTTCACCATTTTCATTTTATACACCGGGAACCTGAGTCGTCTGATAATTTCTGTCTGTATTCATGTTTTCTgctgaaaaaaaattgaacagcTCCTGGAAGTAACAGCTAGAGCAGTTCACCTTGTGATTGGTTGGGGAGAATCAGGCTTAGCAGTTGCAGATGGCCTTTCAAATCTTTTAAAGGTAATCACATATGCATCATGGCTAcctcagaagaaaaaaaaaaattgatcttgtttattgttttcgAAAACAACCTGCATTATATGCTGTGTATGAATCCTCTCCAAACTCTGAGTGCAGTGTCGTTTATCTGCCACGGTCCGCTGCCTTTCTCATCCAAGCGCACACGTCCGTGCTCTCAGCACGTCAGTTCTTCGTGATATCATGCAAGGCAGCTCAGCCAAGTCCAGTAGcctcaaaaacaaagaaaggaatGGGATTTGCGACCACCCGTATCGGTGCATGAGCATAGGCACAATCGACTGGCACGCGGACATTGATAAGTGTATCAAGTGGGAAGCTCACAGCAGGCTCGCGACTGGATTAACACTCGTGTTCCTTGATGCTGCTGCCAAGGACTTAGGCTGCCTCCTTCCATGTTGATAAGCATCCACAGATCGATTCGCTGCAGTATATAGCATTTGGGGATATACTAGATTCATATTCTGGAGCCCCTCTGCAGTCTGCTTCATTCTATGATGATGATAATCATTATAACAGCTCAGTATTCACAAGACATGGAAACTGATTGCATTTATAAgcgcttttatttttttcttttctttttttttttcctattaacTTAAATGGTTTGAAGGATTCAAAGTAGACTGAAGTATAAGATGTAGATTATGATCACTGTTGTGTAGATAGATAATTAAGCAACATCTCAATACCACAGCCATTAAGTGCTGTGGAAACTACGGTTCTTTCAGTATTTGGACCGGAAGTCTATTTTTCAGCCCTTCTAATTTGTTATGACATTCCAGCCTGAGTTAATTCAGGTTGTGTTGTTGTTTGTTTCTCATTTGGTTGGAGTTCTTGCTGCTGACCATTTGAGTCCGTGCATATCATATTATGATGGTCTTTATACAAATGCAGTATATCAGATTGATATGGTCATGGCAGTTAAATAAGTTCCGACCTCTCAAGAATTTCCACttaatctaaataaaataaaatataataattataaaatacatttatagggttaactttaattttaatttttactattttacataacatattaatataattatattaaattactctGAGGGGTTAGCCGAGTAGCCCCTGATCGATCAGAGATAGCCCGAATTGCCCTTGATGGACTGGAAATAACCCGGTGAGCCACTTTGCAGCACTTGTTCTTTCGAGCTCTACTTAGAACTTCTCCCCCTACCCCTCTTACTCAGACACTGTTTGTATTccgttgtattttttttctaattctttttatgttctcttaatttatttattaatatatgtgatttattcactttatcaaaatatatctatatgttATTTCGAGGGGTGTTTAGATTCAATCAAGGTCCCTTCCACGTCGCCAATGGCATTTACTAAAACCGGAAGGCTCTTGGTTATACATAAACATTTGAACACACATTTcaaacatattttttctttcttttagtttagaaagaaatgatatttttgcaaCATACATTAAATAATATACTAGCGacagatgaaatcaaaagttcTTACAGGTACCAATAAAATCAATGCAAGGTAAACACTCAGAAAGAAGTAACATGTTGGCAGAACCAAAGCAAATTATTCACAATTAACTACCTTCATAGTCACCTTTGATGAGTTGTGATATTATTTTGACAATCTTATTCCAGGCATTggctttgtttttcttctcatttactCCGCGCACCAACACACAGACACCATCTTTGTTTGTTCGGTCGATGATATTCGTCGGGTGTGACTGCAGAAAGCAATTGAAGATTGGATTATTAAGGGCATGAAACAAGGGCACTGAAA belongs to Dioscorea cayenensis subsp. rotundata cultivar TDr96_F1 chromosome 17, TDr96_F1_v2_PseudoChromosome.rev07_lg8_w22 25.fasta, whole genome shotgun sequence and includes:
- the LOC120280776 gene encoding protein GIGANTEA isoform X2, coding for MSTSHEKWIDGLHFSSLFWPPPQDEQQRQAQTMAYVEYFGQFTSEQFPEDVAQLIQNNYPSKEKRLLDEVLATFVLHHPEHGHAMVHPILSCIIDGTLVYDKNDPPFCSFISLVSQSTVKEFPEQWALACGEILRVLTHYNRPIYKTEVQNSEIERSSSGSQATTSDAHEGEACQSMVQEHDRKPLRPLTPWITDILLAAPLGIRSDYFRWCGGVMGKYAAGGELKPPTTASSRGSGKHPQLMPSTPRWAVANGAGVILSVCDEEVARYESAYLTAAAVPALLLPPPTTALDEHLVAGLPALEPYARLFHRYYAIATPSATQRLLLGLLEAPPSWAPDALDAAVQLVELLRAAEDYASGMRLPRNWMHLHFLRAIGTAMSMRAGIAADAAAALLFRILSQPALLFPPLRHAEGVEIYHDASSHKKQVEAPIAEATTEATAQGIASMLCAHGPDVEWRICTIWEAAYGLLPLSSSSVDLPEIIVATPLQPPALSWSLYLPLLKVLEYLPRGSPSEACLMRIFVATVEAILRRTFPPATSTEHARKSSHHGGMWSTAKSLAVAELRTMIHSLFLESCASMDLASRLLFVVLTVCVSHEALPNGSKRPTGSESHSNGAITEEPQTVNGKEPNRFKTRKKQGPVATFDSYVLAAVCALACELQLFPLIAKNGIQSDPKDTTRMAKGIKSNGVTSDLQNGIGSAICHTRRILGILEALFSLKPSSVGTSWSYSSNEIVAAAMVAAHVSELFVRSKACINALSILRRCKWDTEISTRASSLYHLIDIHGKTVASIVNKAEPFEAHLVLTPAWKEDTMRLSTRKSMASASSSSSGPENKLLLQSKGSSSGAFLESEKAKLLNDAMLRTTGKNMANLPVDASDLANFLTMDKNTGYNCGAQALLRSVIAEKQELCFSVVSLLWHKLIAAPETQMSPESTSAQQGWRQVVDALCDVVSASPTKATTAIVLQAEKDLQPWIARDDEQGQKMWIINQRIVKLIVELMRNHDSPEALIILASASDLLLRATDGMLVDGEACTLPQLELLEVTARAVHLVIGWGESGLAVADGLSNLLKCRLSATVRCLSHPSAHVRALSTSVLRDIMQGSSAKSSSLKNKERNGICDHPYRCMSIGTIDWHADIDKCIKWEAHSRLATGLTLVFLDAAAKDLGCLLPC
- the LOC120280776 gene encoding protein GIGANTEA isoform X1, with protein sequence MSTSHEKWIDGLHFSSLFWPPPQDEQQRQAQTMAYVEYFGQFTSEQFPEDVAQLIQNNYPSKEKRLLDEVLATFVLHHPEHGHAMVHPILSCIIDGTLVYDKNDPPFCSFISLVSQSTVKEFPEQWALACGEILRVLTHYNRPIYKTEVQNSEIERSSSGSQATTSDAHEGEACQSMVQEHDRKPLRPLTPWITDILLAAPLGIRSDYFRWCGGVMGKYAAGGELKPPTTASSRGSGKHPQLMPSTPRWAVANGAGVILSVCDEEVARYESAYLTAAAVPALLLPPPTTALDEHLVAGLPALEPYARLFHRYYAIATPSATQRLLLGLLEAPPSWAPDALDAAVQLVELLRAAEDYASGMRLPRNWMHLHFLRAIGTAMSMRAGIAADAAAALLFRILSQPALLFPPLRHAEGVEIYHDASSHKKQQVEAPIAEATTEATAQGIASMLCAHGPDVEWRICTIWEAAYGLLPLSSSSVDLPEIIVATPLQPPALSWSLYLPLLKVLEYLPRGSPSEACLMRIFVATVEAILRRTFPPATSTEHARKSSHHGGMWSTAKSLAVAELRTMIHSLFLESCASMDLASRLLFVVLTVCVSHEALPNGSKRPTGSESHSNGAITEEPQTVNGKEPNRFKTRKKQGPVATFDSYVLAAVCALACELQLFPLIAKNGIQSDPKDTTRMAKGIKSNGVTSDLQNGIGSAICHTRRILGILEALFSLKPSSVGTSWSYSSNEIVAAAMVAAHVSELFVRSKACINALSILRRCKWDTEISTRASSLYHLIDIHGKTVASIVNKAEPFEAHLVLTPAWKEDTMRLSTRKSMASASSSSSGPENKLLLQSKGSSSGAFLESEKAKLLNDAMLRTTGKNMANLPVDASDLANFLTMDKNTGYNCGAQALLRSVIAEKQELCFSVVSLLWHKLIAAPETQMSPESTSAQQGWRQVVDALCDVVSASPTKATTAIVLQAEKDLQPWIARDDEQGQKMWIINQRIVKLIVELMRNHDSPEALIILASASDLLLRATDGMLVDGEACTLPQLELLEVTARAVHLVIGWGESGLAVADGLSNLLKCRLSATVRCLSHPSAHVRALSTSVLRDIMQGSSAKSSSLKNKERNGICDHPYRCMSIGTIDWHADIDKCIKWEAHSRLATGLTLVFLDAAAKDLGCLLPC